The DNA window TTTCCGGATTGCATTTCATTAACCAGCGATAAGTGATGCTTTTTAAGTGTAATGCCGGAACCATTTTCTTTATCAATGAAGGTAAAAAGCTCGGAATAATTGGAAAACCATTCTTCCGGAATTACTGCATATTCTCCGTTTGGCAAACGAAACTCCCGGCGTTTACTCATGATATGTTCCCTTAGCTCAATAAAAGGAATCTCAAAGTCACCGAATTGCACTTTGGCACGTATGTCAAACCAGTCGTTGTTTTCAGAAATGTCTATATCCAGACTCGAGTTACCAAAGAAGAATCGCTTTTCATCTTTCTTAGTCTGCTGTATGATAAAGCCAATATCCATTAGCAATTCTTTATTCTGATTTAACCAAGCCAGAAACTGGCTCTTTGGCATCAGACATTTGTAGTTTTTAAGCGGCAAATTGAGTCGAAGTAATCGTTCCAGACGTTCTTTTTCCCAGTCGAACTTCCTCATGATTTTATGAAAGGTAAACTGCTCCCCTTCTTTGCTCAGCTTAACGCTCTTACTTTGCTTTTCATCTCCATTTATTTCGTAGTCATTGTAGCGAAATTTCAGTTGAAGCAAAAATTTACTGTTATAATTTTCTTTGCCATTTGAATTCTGAAAAAGATCCATACTCGGCGATGAATCTTCAAATTCCGCAATAGAAAGTACAGCTCGGGGTTGGTCTCTTTCCACTTTTATTTCAAATCCCTTGGCATATACATCATAACTGGCGACCAGCGGTGCCACGAATTTTTTATAATAGTCGTCCTCCAGATTTTTAGGGATGACTATAAATTTTTTATTGAGAAAGGGGATCAGTTTTTTCCCGTCGACATTTTTTTCAAAATTGTAAATGTTATTTTCCAAAAGCATCCATGCCGGTTTTTTGCAAAGAATTTGGGCTCCTTTGTACTGAAACTCCAATTTTTCACCCATATGCTTTATGGTTGGGAAATAATGCGTATTGTCTTCGTTTCTTCTAAAATGAAATAGCACCGTTGCTTTTTCCTTCATAACCGCCAAAGGATTGGCCGTAGGCTCACCGTCATTGCCCATTTCAAAGACCAGTTTATCTTTTAGCAGTTTTAATATTTTAGCCCTGCGCTCATCTAAAAATTCTGCAATGGCCTGCTGCAAAGGCTTGTCTCCCTTTTCCTTATTAAAAACTTTGAGAAAAAACTCCGCCGGAGCTACACGTTTGTGATAAAACTTTCGAACAATGGTCTCCTGATTCATCACATCCATGAGCTCGATTAGCTCATAATCTATCTCATCCAGCCCATGTCTGAATTCTTCCGCATTTTGACTCGAAATATTTTGGTGTTTTAAACTTAAGCGGCCCTCCTGATCGAGTTCTACAATATAAGATTCAAATAAATGCCCAAGGAATTCATGCTGGTATAGTGAATAGATGACTTTAAAAGAATTTTGGGGCGAAATTTTCATGGGCAAACAACAAAACTATGTATTTTTTAAAAACGCCCAATTCGAAAATTGTAATTTTTATTTTAAGTGTAAAGTGCTTTTAAACTTTGACTTTTCCTGGCGAGAATGGCGGGGTTCAGACTTGATAGAAATGTAATGAAGCTAATAACACATGCCGTGCTGAAAAAGTCCATCCAATGTATTTCCAGAGGGTAGGCATCGGCAACAGCCATTTCAAGTCCCATGGATACCCATCCATAGTTTTCCTGCCCATAGCATAAAATATAACCGATTACCAATCCCAATAACATTCCACTTAAACCGATAATCATGCCTTCTATGAGAAAAATGTTGGAAACTGTTTTTCTTGAAGCTCCCATGGCAAAGAGCATGGAGATGTCTTTTTTCTTTTCGAGCGCCAGCATGGATAAGGCAAAAAAGATATTAAAGGAAATTATGATCAGAATAAATATAAAAGCCAGGTTGACAAATAATTTCTCCACCTTAATGGCTTTATAAAGGGCTTCGTGCTGCTCATCTGAATTTTTAACTAAAAATTTATTACCTACAATGCTTCGAATTTGATTTTGAATTTCCGAAAGTGATGCATTTTCTTCGAGAAGGACTTCCATGGAAGTCAACTTGCTTTCAAAACCAAATAAATCTTCAGCGAATGTGAGAGGGACGAATACATAATTATTATCGTAATATTCCTCTAAAGCAAATACACCCACCGCAGAAATGTTTTTTGAAGTTAAGGCCGTTTCAGGATTAAGGGATAATCGCTTTAGGTTTCTGGGGTAAATGACCTGTAATGGTAAAAAACCATCGCCTAGTGGTGCCCCGAGTTTATACTGTATGCCTCTTCCCAATATAGCTTTTGGGTTGCTGTTGACTTCGAGAAGAAAAGCACCTTCCACAATATTTTTTTTGAGATCTTCTCTTTCGATAATGTTGGAGGAAACACCTTTTATTCGAACAACACTCTGATTATCTCGAAATTTAATCAAAGCATTGTCTTCAACTACTCGTACAACAAATGCAACTCCTTTGGTATTCTCTATCTCGGAAATTACGTCAGAATCATAGTCAAATGTTTTACCTTCAGCCGCAACAATTTGAAGGTCGGGATCAAAACTGCCAAAGAGAGATCGAAGCAGACCCTCTAATCCATTAAAAACTGATAATACTACAACCAGAGCCATGGTGCCCAATGCAACTCCAAAAAGGGCTATAAAAGACAAAATGTTTATAAAATTTTGCTTTTTTCTACTTAGAAAGTAGCGTCTTGCAATAAACCAGGCTGCTTTCATGATTCATTGTCTTCCGGAGGTATATCCAGGTTATCGATGATTTTACTTATGTTTTGGGCATACTGCGCCGTTTCATCAAGAAAAAAATGGAATTCGGGAATTTTACGCAATTGATTTCGTATTAAAGTGCCGATTTCTCCGCGAATGCTGCTTGTTTTTTCAACCACCTTATCTATTACTTGTTGTGGGTTTTTTGTACCAATTAGGCTTAAATAAACTCTTGCAATACTCAAGTCGGATGTAATTTTTACTTCAGTAACTGTTATTAAAGCCCCATTTCCATAGTGAGCGTTTCTTTGGAAAAACTCTGAAATCTCTTTTTGTAATAAACGATTGACTTTATTTTGACGCCTGCTGTCCATGCCTTCTGCTTCCTTTTTTAATATTCCCGATGCAAATTAGGATTTATTCACGAAAATAAAGGTATTTCGCGCTATGCTCTCTTTTTTCAGGATCAACGATATTTCGAGGGTCATTATTTTAGGTATATTCCTGGCATTGATTCGTCTTCCCTTTTGGATTAAGGGAATACCGGTATTGGAAACGGTTTTTGAGTTCCGCTTGCTGTCTGAAGCATTATCGGAGGGGAGATTGATTTATGCTGAAGTCTGGCACTTTACTTCCCCATTGAGTGCATTAATTCTTCAGTTAATAGGAGAATTGTTTGGCCGCAGTTTTATTGCTTTTCAAATTTTTGGTTTTGTCCTCCTGTTTTTACAGGCTATTTATTTTAATTCCATTTTGAATCGATTGGATGCGCTGAAAGAACGCAGCTATATTCCTGCTGTATTCTATATATTTTATGGATCCCTTCTGGTCGAACAATTCGCTCTTGGACCTGAATTATTGGCCATGTTCCCGCTTCTTTTTATGTTCAGTTTAATTTTAGAGCAGATTCGATTTGGCGCTGAGGACGAAAAGTTTTTTACAATAGGATTTGTATTTTCCATTACCTTACTCCTCAACGGGGCAATGATATGGATACTTTTTTTCCTGCTTTTGTATTTCCCATTCGTATTTGTCATGAATGGAAAGCGCTTTTCACTTTTTATAATTGGAGTGGTTTTTCCACTGATTTCCACTGCTTTGTACTTTTACCTCAGGGGGGCATTTTCTGAATTTTGGATTTACTATTTATCAGAACTGTTTGTTCCATTTTATAATAATTATTTAAGCCTGACCCAGTACATTATAATTTTAAGTATACCGGTATTGCTTTTTATTATAAGTTTTTTCCAAAGCCTGATCCGACTGCGATTCTTAAATTATCAGGTGAGTTTCAATGCTTTTTTTCTTTGGCTTATCCCCCTTTCTATCCCTGTAATTTTCTTTTCAAAAGAGCTGAGTATAAAAAGTTTTTATATTCTGTTGCCCATTTTGACATTGTATGTTTCACATCTTTATTTGTCATTCAGGAGAAGGGGAATCAATGAATTGATTTTTAACGCTTTACTAATTTTGCTTGTTGTCATCAATTTTGGATTTACCTATAAAGCGTTTTTTAATCCAAATGCCATTAACATTGATCGATTAGCTGTAAAAGTCAAAACAGAGCATAAAGAGAAAAAGATAGCTGTATTGAACAATGAGTTCGGTTATTGGTATGAAAATGAATATTCAGGCCCATTTTTGTTTCACCCATATACTCAAAGATATTTTAAGAAAGAATTAAGCAATCAGAAAATTTCATCACTGCACGATTATTTTATGAAGGAAGCCCCTTCTCATGTTATAGACCCGCATGATTATTTTGAGAAATACCGCGATTTTGATTTAAAGGTATTTAGAACTTACAGGAAAATAAGTCCTTCGGAGTTTATAAGAACAGCAGATTAGCAGGATATTTTATCCACGCGTCTTTGATGTCGGCCCCCTTCAAAATCAGCACTTAAAAAAGAAAGAACACAGGATTTGGCCATTTCCACATTGATAAATCGAGAGGGCAAACAAATCATATTTGCATCATTGTGTTGGCGGGCCAGACCGGCTAATTCGGGATTCCAACAGAGGGCTGCACGTACGTCCTGATGTTTATTTGCAGTCATTGCGACTCCGTTACCGCTTCCGCATATGGCTATGCCATAAGAAATTTTATTTTTCTCTACATCGCTGGCCATTGGATGAATATAATCGGGATAATCCACTGACTCTTCGGAATGGGTACCATAATCAATTATTTCATAGCCTTTTTTTTCAAGCATGGCCTTAATTGCCTTTTTGTATTCGTAACCGGCATGGTCACTACCGATTCCAAGTTTAATTTCCATCTTTTTTCAATTCTCTTTTACGTTCTTTTCGCACTACCATCCATGAAATAAATATACCCAATTCGTAAAGAAGGAACAGAGGCATTGCAATTAAAATTTGACTAACAACATCAGGAGGTGTAAGAATGGCGGATACAATTAAAATAATTACAATGGCCATTTTTCTAAAACTTCTCAAACTCGAGGGTCCGGCAAGGCCCGCTTTGGTCAAAAAATACATGACTACCGGCAACTGAAACATTATGCCGCAGGCCAGTACAATCATGGCGATTGTTGAGACAAAGGAAGTTATATCTATTTCGTTTTGTATGCTTGGGTCAATGGAATAATTAGAAAGAAAGTTTATTGATAGCGGGGAAATAATATAGTAACCAAAAAGGATACCTGAAATGAATAAAAAGGAAACAGAAAATACCGCCCCTCTGGAGGCACTTTGTTCTTTTTTGTGTAATCCCGGTTTGATAAATCGCCAAACTTCCCAAAAGAAATACGGGAAAGCAAGGATTAATCCGATCACTACCGAGGCGAGTATGTGCATGGTAAACTGGCCGGTCATTACCCTGTTCTGCAAAATAAATGGAAGCTCCTCGATGCATAAGACTTCTGGCTTCTGTAACCAATATCCCATTTTACATAAAAGCTTGTAGGTGGGGAAATCTATTCTTGAGGGCGCCAGAACAATATGATGAAAAATTATACTTTTCGATAAAAAAGCAACAATAGCAAAAACACCAATGGACGCGACACCTCTGATCAAATGCCAACGTAGTACTTCCAAATGCTCAACAAATGAAAGTTCCTTTTCCTGATCTAATGTTTTGCTCATTTAAGCTTTAAAAAGTGGGAAACTGTTCATCCAATCGTTGATTTCTTTTTTGATTGACTTTAACTCGGATGGATTATTTCTTGATACAAGAACCCTGTCAATATATTTAACGATTTTTTCCATATCATTTTCCATCAGACCGCGCGTTGTAACAGCTGCAGTTCCCAACCTCATTCCTGAAGTAACAAAAGGTGATTTGTCATCAAAAGGAACCATGTTTTTATTGATGGTGATATCAGCTTCAATGAGTGAATTTTCTGCTTCCTTGCCGGTAATGTCTTTATTCCGAAGATCTATTAACATTAGATGATTATCAGAACCTCCTGAAATTATTTGATAATCCTTATTTACAAGAGCTTTTGCCATAGCTTGTGAATTTTTTTGCACTTGCTTGATATAGCTTAGGTAGGAATCGCTCAAAGCCTCACCATAGGCAACAGCCTTGGCGGCAATGACATGTTCCAAAGGGCCTCCTTGTGTGCCCGGAAATACTCCGGAATCCAATAAGGATGACATCATCCTTAAATTTCCTTTTGGACTTTTTAATCCAAAGGGGTTTTCAAAATCACTGCCCATCATGATCATTCCACCTCTTGGACCTCTTAAGGTTTTATGAGTCGTTGTGGTAATAATATGACAGTGCTTTAACGGATCATTCAGAAGTCCCCTTGCAATAAGACCTGAGGGATGTGAAATATCTGCCAATAACAATGCACCATTTTCATCGGCTGCTTTTCTCAAAGCTTCGTAGTCCCAATCTCTGGAATAGGCAGAGGCACCACAAATTATCATTTTAGGTTTTACCTCTCTGGCCTTGTCGATAACTTTATTCCAATCTATTAACCCGGTCTCTTTTTCTACACCGTAAAAATTTGGTTTGTACAATTTCCCTGAGAAATTAACAGGTGATCCATGCGTTAGATGGCCTCCATGGCTGAGATCAAATCCAAGTATGGAATCCCCGGGATTTAAACAGGCTAGCATTACAGCAGCATTGGCCTGTGCTCCTGAATGAGGCTGTACATTGACCCATTCCGCGCCAAACAATTCTTTTGCACGATCTCTCGCAATATTTTCAACTTCGTCGACGACTTCGCAACCCCCATAGTAGCGCTTTCCGGGAAGGCCTTCTGCATATTTGTTTGTAAGAACCGAACCCATTGCTTTCATCACTTCTTCGCTTGCGAAGTTTTCGGAAGCAATCAATTCAATGCCACTCGTTTGTCTTTCTTTTTCTTTGTGAATCAGGTCAAATATTAGCTTGTCTTGCATGTGGTTGATCTTTGAGGAATGCAAACTTAGCATGCTTTATGGAATTTAAAAAGGCGTCAGAATATTCTGAATTCCATAATTTGATTTACAAATGACAGCAGTGTTTTAGGTTCAATTAAAACCGCAATAATGATCCCAAAAGCTGCACCAGTAAAATGCGCACTGTGATTAATATTATCAGCTGCCTGTTTGTCGGCATAGGCGGAATAGATTAAATAAAGTATACCCAAAATAAAACCTGGGAGACAAAGGATTCCGTAAAGACAAATACTCTCCAATGGAAAATATAATATGCTTATGAACAATATTGAACTGACACCTCCGGAAGCACCCAAACTGTTATAGCCCGGAAAATTTTTGTGTTTAAGAAAAGTAGGAATTTCTGAGATTATGACCCCTGCTAAAAAAAGAAGGACAAAAATTATACTTCCGACTACCAGGCCAAATTTTGAGACATATACAAACTCAACGTTTCTTCCAAAGAACAAAAATGTCAAGAGGTTGAATATTAGATGAGTCCAGCCACCGTGAACAAATCCGGATGTCAGAAAGCGGTAATACTCATTCCGCTCAGTTACCAAATAAGGATTAAAAACAAGTTTGGATAGAAACTCGCGGTTTTGAAAAGCGACATAGCTAACAATGCCTATAATTCCAATTAAAATGTATGTCACCATTTAGGAATCCCTTTTCATTAAGGATTGAAGGAAGCTCAATAAGGGTTGTTTACGCGATTCAGATACCGTAAACGATTTTAATAAGTTAATGGATCTGTCAAAATAATTATTGACCAATTCCTGCGTGATTTTATCGATTTGTATTTCGGTAAATATTCTTTTTACAGATTCAACTTTTTCAGTTTCATTAAATGATTCCAATGACAACCAATTATCCAATTCTTTTCTTTGAGAACTATTGGCCAATTCAAGTGCTTTCAATAGCAAAAAGGTTTTTTTATTTGAGATAATATCGCCACCAACTTGTTTTCCTACTTTTTCCTGGTCCCCAAATACATCCAGAAGATCATCCTTGAGCTGAAATCCCATTCCGGCATTGATGCCAATACTCCTCAACTGCTCGATTCTTTCCTGATCGGTTTTAGCAATTATCCCTCCAAGTTCCAGGCTAAATCCAAGTAGCACTGCTGTTTTTAACCGAATCATTTCGAGATAATCATCAACGCTGATATCATTTCTCGACTCGAAATTCATGTCGTATTGCTGGCCTTCGCAAACTTCCAGACCGGTTTTATTAAAAGCATTTAATACAGCGGGCAATATGTCTTTGTTTACCGCAGAAATGGATTGATAGGCTTTAACAAGCATGGCATCGCCTGATAAAATGGCGATATGCTTATTCCATTTTTCATGAACTGTGGCTTTTCCTCTGCGCAAGGGCGCTTCGTCCATTATATCATCGTGTAGTAGCGTGAAATTGTGAAAAAGCTCCACACCCAAAGAAGGCTCAAAAGACTCGAGGTATTCTTCGCTGAAAAGATAATGACTGAGAATCGTTAGAATAGGCCTTAGCCGTTTGCCTCCGAGTCCGGTAAAATAGCGTATAGGTTCATATAGCTCATTTGGCTTTTCACCAAAATTTCTTTTCGATAAAGCATCATTAATCTGATTCTGAAGCGCATTAATTTCCATCATCAGCTATTAGTAAATCCATGGTTCTTCGATTGATATCGGTACTTTT is part of the Hyphobacterium sp. CCMP332 genome and encodes:
- a CDS encoding ABC transporter permease; this translates as MKAAWFIARRYFLSRKKQNFINILSFIALFGVALGTMALVVVLSVFNGLEGLLRSLFGSFDPDLQIVAAEGKTFDYDSDVISEIENTKGVAFVVRVVEDNALIKFRDNQSVVRIKGVSSNIIEREDLKKNIVEGAFLLEVNSNPKAILGRGIQYKLGAPLGDGFLPLQVIYPRNLKRLSLNPETALTSKNISAVGVFALEEYYDNNYVFVPLTFAEDLFGFESKLTSMEVLLEENASLSEIQNQIRSIVGNKFLVKNSDEQHEALYKAIKVEKLFVNLAFIFILIIISFNIFFALSMLALEKKKDISMLFAMGASRKTVSNIFLIEGMIIGLSGMLLGLVIGYILCYGQENYGWVSMGLEMAVADAYPLEIHWMDFFSTACVISFITFLSSLNPAILARKSQSLKALYT
- the rbfA gene encoding 30S ribosome-binding factor RbfA; this translates as MDSRRQNKVNRLLQKEISEFFQRNAHYGNGALITVTEVKITSDLSIARVYLSLIGTKNPQQVIDKVVEKTSSIRGEIGTLIRNQLRKIPEFHFFLDETAQYAQNISKIIDNLDIPPEDNES
- the rpiB gene encoding ribose 5-phosphate isomerase B → MEIKLGIGSDHAGYEYKKAIKAMLEKKGYEIIDYGTHSEESVDYPDYIHPMASDVEKNKISYGIAICGSGNGVAMTANKHQDVRAALCWNPELAGLARQHNDANMICLPSRFINVEMAKSCVLSFLSADFEGGRHQRRVDKISC
- the tatC gene encoding twin-arginine translocase subunit TatC; translation: MSKTLDQEKELSFVEHLEVLRWHLIRGVASIGVFAIVAFLSKSIIFHHIVLAPSRIDFPTYKLLCKMGYWLQKPEVLCIEELPFILQNRVMTGQFTMHILASVVIGLILAFPYFFWEVWRFIKPGLHKKEQSASRGAVFSVSFLFISGILFGYYIISPLSINFLSNYSIDPSIQNEIDITSFVSTIAMIVLACGIMFQLPVVMYFLTKAGLAGPSSLRSFRKMAIVIILIVSAILTPPDVVSQILIAMPLFLLYELGIFISWMVVRKERKRELKKDGN
- a CDS encoding serine hydroxymethyltransferase, whose protein sequence is MQDKLIFDLIHKEKERQTSGIELIASENFASEEVMKAMGSVLTNKYAEGLPGKRYYGGCEVVDEVENIARDRAKELFGAEWVNVQPHSGAQANAAVMLACLNPGDSILGFDLSHGGHLTHGSPVNFSGKLYKPNFYGVEKETGLIDWNKVIDKAREVKPKMIICGASAYSRDWDYEALRKAADENGALLLADISHPSGLIARGLLNDPLKHCHIITTTTHKTLRGPRGGMIMMGSDFENPFGLKSPKGNLRMMSSLLDSGVFPGTQGGPLEHVIAAKAVAYGEALSDSYLSYIKQVQKNSQAMAKALVNKDYQIISGGSDNHLMLIDLRNKDITGKEAENSLIEADITINKNMVPFDDKSPFVTSGMRLGTAAVTTRGLMENDMEKIVKYIDRVLVSRNNPSELKSIKKEINDWMNSFPLFKA
- a CDS encoding rhomboid family intramembrane serine protease; protein product: MVTYILIGIIGIVSYVAFQNREFLSKLVFNPYLVTERNEYYRFLTSGFVHGGWTHLIFNLLTFLFFGRNVEFVYVSKFGLVVGSIIFVLLFLAGVIISEIPTFLKHKNFPGYNSLGASGGVSSILFISILYFPLESICLYGILCLPGFILGILYLIYSAYADKQAADNINHSAHFTGAAFGIIIAVLIEPKTLLSFVNQIMEFRIF
- a CDS encoding polyprenyl synthetase family protein, producing the protein MEINALQNQINDALSKRNFGEKPNELYEPIRYFTGLGGKRLRPILTILSHYLFSEEYLESFEPSLGVELFHNFTLLHDDIMDEAPLRRGKATVHEKWNKHIAILSGDAMLVKAYQSISAVNKDILPAVLNAFNKTGLEVCEGQQYDMNFESRNDISVDDYLEMIRLKTAVLLGFSLELGGIIAKTDQERIEQLRSIGINAGMGFQLKDDLLDVFGDQEKVGKQVGGDIISNKKTFLLLKALELANSSQRKELDNWLSLESFNETEKVESVKRIFTEIQIDKITQELVNNYFDRSINLLKSFTVSESRKQPLLSFLQSLMKRDS